The following are from one region of the Planctomycetota bacterium genome:
- the efp gene encoding elongation factor P has translation MITTNDLKNGMTIIYNGKLYQVVYFQHIKPGKGHAFVRTRLKDVQTGQVIEPTFASKERIEQAYIEKRAMEYLYREGDHYVLMDPENFEQLPVSPEAFGGKDKYLKENMEVLVSFHDNAVIEVQVPDSVVLKVIDTPPGVRGDTVSGATKPATLETGVTIQVPLFVEQGGSVRVDTRTGLYLERA, from the coding sequence ATCATCACGACCAACGACCTGAAGAACGGGATGACGATCATCTACAACGGGAAGCTGTACCAGGTCGTCTACTTCCAGCACATCAAGCCCGGCAAAGGCCACGCCTTCGTGCGCACGCGGCTCAAGGATGTGCAGACAGGCCAGGTGATCGAGCCGACGTTCGCCTCGAAAGAGCGGATCGAGCAGGCCTACATCGAAAAGCGCGCCATGGAGTACCTGTACCGCGAGGGCGACCACTATGTGCTGATGGACCCCGAGAACTTCGAGCAGTTGCCCGTCAGCCCGGAAGCCTTCGGCGGCAAGGACAAGTATCTCAAGGAAAACATGGAGGTCCTCGTCTCGTTCCACGACAACGCCGTGATCGAAGTGCAGGTGCCGGACAGCGTCGTGCTCAAGGTGATTGACACGCCCCCCGGCGTGCGCGGCGACACCGTGAGCGGCGCGACCAAGCCGGCCACGCTGGAGACCGGCGTCACCATCCAGGTGCCGCTGTTCGTCGAGCAGGGCGGGAGCGTGCGGGTGGACACGCGCACCGGCCTTTACCTCGAACGCGCCTAG
- a CDS encoding NAD(P)-dependent oxidoreductase yields MATILLHERVSQAWFDALAAFLREHQPEGLPLELAQCDDGEPEAAGKLLETAHVLVTGLSGARRPLTRETLEKARELRLVLKVGSRTAGVDLAAAREAGVHVSLCPAPAHTACAEHTILLLLALAKKLIPAHQRVVRRPLKEAGPAPRKAADGAYAYNWAGLDGIGLVHNKTLGFIGMGDVAIETAHCAAAFGMKLVYYDKERLSEEEEAEMGLGRRELDDLLREADFVSLHAALTPETANLVNADRLALMKPTAFLVNTARGGLVDEAALADALREGRLGGAAIDAWAVEPTPRDNPLLKLDNVVATPHVAAGTLSKTALFEAILPDILAALRGECPEHSCTPELDPKPAVPLQPPAPKAGPEAGAPEAPPAAEAPQSGEAAPEQTEGGAAEKGPSEGA; encoded by the coding sequence ATGGCGACGATCCTGCTGCACGAGAGAGTGTCCCAGGCCTGGTTTGACGCCCTGGCGGCGTTCCTGCGAGAGCATCAGCCGGAGGGGCTGCCGCTCGAGCTTGCCCAGTGCGACGACGGGGAGCCCGAGGCGGCCGGGAAGCTGCTCGAGACGGCTCACGTGCTTGTCACGGGCCTCAGCGGCGCGCGGCGACCGCTGACGCGCGAGACGCTGGAGAAGGCGCGTGAACTGCGCCTGGTGCTCAAAGTCGGCAGCCGCACGGCGGGAGTGGACCTCGCGGCCGCGCGCGAGGCCGGCGTGCACGTGAGCCTGTGTCCGGCGCCCGCTCACACGGCGTGCGCGGAGCACACCATCCTGCTCCTGCTCGCGCTGGCCAAGAAGCTCATCCCTGCCCATCAGAGGGTCGTGCGACGCCCGCTCAAGGAGGCCGGCCCCGCGCCGCGCAAGGCGGCCGACGGCGCCTATGCCTATAACTGGGCGGGGCTCGACGGCATCGGCCTTGTGCACAACAAGACCCTCGGATTCATCGGCATGGGCGATGTGGCCATCGAGACCGCCCACTGCGCCGCGGCGTTTGGCATGAAGCTCGTGTACTACGACAAGGAGCGCCTCTCGGAGGAGGAAGAGGCCGAGATGGGCCTCGGGCGCCGCGAGCTTGACGACCTGCTGCGCGAGGCCGACTTCGTGTCGCTTCACGCCGCGCTCACGCCCGAGACCGCGAACCTGGTCAACGCCGACCGGCTGGCCCTCATGAAGCCCACGGCGTTCCTCGTCAACACCGCGCGCGGCGGGCTGGTGGACGAGGCGGCCCTGGCCGACGCCCTGCGCGAAGGCCGCCTCGGCGGCGCGGCCATAGACGCCTGGGCCGTCGAGCCGACGCCCAGGGACAACCCGCTGCTCAAGCTCGACAACGTCGTGGCCACCCCGCACGTCGCGGCCGGCACGCTCTCGAAGACGGCCCTCTTCGAGGCGATCCTGCCCGACATCCTGGCCGCCCTGCGGGGCGAGTGCCCGGAACACTCGTGCACGCCCGAGCTGGACCCGAAGCCGGCCGTGCCGCTCCAGCCGCCTGCTCCCAAGGCCGGTCCCGAGGCCGGGGCGCCTGAGGCGCCCCCGGCCGCCGAGGCCCCGCAGAGCGGCGAGGCGGCGCCCGAGCAAACAGAGGGGGGAGCGGCGGAGAAGGGCCCTAGCGAGGGTGCCTGA
- a CDS encoding SDR family oxidoreductase, with the protein MATCLITGGAGFIGSSLARALLERGDTVRVLDNFSTGKRENLADLAGRITLFEGDVADIALLREAVRGVEYVFHEAALASVPRSVEDPLGTHEANVTGTVRLLAAARDAGVRRLVYAASSSAYGDQPALPKVETMAPSPLSPYAVSKLAAEYYCQAFAACYGLETVCLRYFNIYGPRQDPASVYAAVIPRFIVAMLRGERPVIYGDGEQSRDFTYIADCVSANLLAATAPRAVGKTVNVACGKRYTLNELVALLNQILGSAIEPIYEPARRGDVKHSQASITEARRLLGYRPHYSFKKGLRETVAWFQSHLA; encoded by the coding sequence TTGGCGACCTGTCTGATCACAGGCGGCGCGGGCTTTATCGGCTCGAGCCTTGCCCGCGCTCTCCTCGAACGCGGCGACACGGTGCGCGTGCTCGACAACTTCTCAACGGGCAAGCGCGAGAATCTCGCCGACCTTGCGGGCCGAATCACGCTGTTCGAGGGCGACGTCGCCGACATCGCCCTCCTCCGCGAAGCCGTGAGGGGCGTCGAGTACGTCTTTCACGAGGCCGCCCTCGCCTCCGTGCCTCGCTCCGTCGAGGACCCCCTCGGCACGCACGAGGCCAACGTGACCGGCACCGTGCGGCTGCTCGCGGCGGCGCGCGACGCCGGCGTCAGGAGGCTGGTCTACGCTGCGTCGTCCTCGGCCTACGGCGACCAGCCCGCCTTGCCCAAGGTCGAGACGATGGCCCCCAGCCCCCTGTCCCCCTATGCCGTCTCGAAGCTCGCCGCCGAGTACTACTGCCAGGCATTCGCCGCCTGCTACGGCCTTGAAACGGTCTGCCTCCGATACTTCAACATCTACGGTCCCCGCCAGGACCCCGCGTCCGTCTACGCCGCCGTGATCCCGCGTTTCATCGTGGCCATGCTGCGGGGCGAGCGCCCCGTGATCTATGGCGACGGCGAGCAGTCGCGCGACTTCACCTACATTGCGGACTGTGTGAGTGCGAACCTGCTGGCCGCCACCGCGCCCAGGGCAGTGGGCAAGACGGTAAACGTCGCCTGCGGCAAGCGCTATACCCTCAATGAGCTCGTGGCGCTGCTCAACCAGATCCTCGGCTCCGCCATCGAGCCGATCTACGAGCCCGCCCGACGCGGCGACGTGAAGCACTCGCAAGCCAGCATCACCGAGGCCCGGCGCCTCCTCGGCTACAGGCCGCACTACTCCTTCAAGAAGGGGCTGCGCGAGACCGTGGCCTGGTTCCAATCGCATCTGGCCTGA
- the accC gene encoding acetyl-CoA carboxylase biotin carboxylase subunit → MFSRILIASRGEIALRVIRACKELGIQTVCVYSEADAGALYLNQADHKICIGPGESSQSYLNIPHIIAAAEVADADAIHPGYGFLSEVAHFAEVCRDCHLTFIGPSVETLQLMGNKASARQLAKKCGVPIVPGSEGPIETDDQARDVARQVGFPVMIKAARGGGGRGMRRANNEIALMNHVAVARSEAEAAFGNPAVYIEKVIERARHVEVQILADSTGRVVHLGERDCSLQRRHQKLVEEAPCPIITPKLRRRLGDDAVRIATAAKYCCAGTVEFLVDPDGNHYFIEMNCRIQVEHPITEMVTGIDIVREQIQAAAGKKLSFRQEDVKIQGAAIECRINAEDPANNFKPCPGLITKLYWPGGPGVRVDSHAYAGYRIPPNYDSLIAKLIVHRRTREEARLCMRRALEEVVVEGVKTTVPLYLEVFGHSAFVSGRVDTSFIENLEREH, encoded by the coding sequence GTGTTCTCGCGAATCCTGATCGCCTCGCGTGGTGAGATCGCCCTCCGGGTCATCCGAGCCTGCAAGGAACTCGGCATCCAGACCGTGTGCGTCTACTCCGAGGCCGACGCCGGCGCGCTCTACCTGAACCAGGCCGACCACAAGATCTGCATCGGCCCCGGCGAAAGCTCGCAGAGCTACCTGAACATCCCCCACATCATCGCCGCCGCCGAAGTGGCCGACGCCGACGCCATCCACCCCGGCTACGGCTTTCTCTCCGAAGTCGCCCACTTCGCCGAAGTCTGCCGCGACTGCCACCTCACCTTCATCGGCCCTTCGGTCGAAACCCTCCAGCTCATGGGCAACAAGGCCTCCGCTCGCCAACTCGCCAAGAAATGCGGCGTGCCCATCGTCCCCGGCAGCGAAGGCCCCATCGAGACAGATGACCAGGCGCGCGACGTGGCACGCCAGGTCGGCTTCCCCGTCATGATCAAGGCCGCGCGCGGCGGCGGGGGGCGCGGCATGCGCCGCGCCAACAACGAGATCGCCCTGATGAACCACGTGGCCGTCGCCCGCTCCGAGGCCGAGGCCGCCTTCGGAAACCCCGCCGTCTACATCGAAAAGGTCATCGAACGCGCCCGACACGTCGAAGTCCAGATCCTCGCCGACTCCACCGGCCGAGTCGTCCACCTCGGCGAGCGCGATTGCAGCCTCCAGCGCCGCCACCAGAAGCTCGTCGAGGAAGCCCCCTGTCCCATCATCACCCCCAAGCTCCGCCGCCGCCTCGGCGACGACGCCGTCCGCATCGCCACCGCCGCCAAATACTGCTGCGCCGGAACCGTCGAGTTCCTGGTCGACCCCGACGGCAACCACTACTTCATCGAGATGAACTGCCGCATCCAGGTCGAGCACCCCATCACCGAGATGGTCACCGGCATAGACATCGTCCGCGAGCAGATCCAGGCGGCCGCGGGCAAGAAGCTCAGCTTCCGCCAGGAGGACGTGAAGATTCAGGGCGCGGCCATCGAATGCCGCATCAACGCCGAAGACCCCGCCAACAACTTCAAGCCCTGCCCTGGCCTCATCACCAAGCTCTACTGGCCCGGCGGGCCCGGCGTCCGGGTAGACAGCCACGCCTACGCCGGCTACCGCATTCCGCCGAACTACGACTCCCTCATCGCCAAGCTCATCGTGCACCGCCGCACCCGCGAGGAGGCGCGACTGTGCATGCGCCGCGCCCTCGAGGAAGTCGTCGTCGAAGGAGTCAAGACCACCGTCCCCCTCTACCTCGAGGTCTTCGGCCACAGCGCCTTCGTCAGCGGACGAGTGGACACCTCATTCATCGAGAACCTCGAACGGGAACACTGA
- the accB gene encoding acetyl-CoA carboxylase biotin carboxyl carrier protein: MDFEKIRELVEKLTGLMDARKLDELEIEVDDLKVALRRGRGREVAPVATVAVPSPAAPSDAPKPGTPPKPLADGVHVVKSPMVGILYRAPSPEAEPYVEVGDEVKPDTVLCIIEAMKVMNELKAEVEGVVQSIEAENGRTVEYGQPLFVIAPKRG; encoded by the coding sequence ATGGACTTCGAGAAGATCCGCGAACTGGTCGAGAAGCTCACCGGCCTGATGGATGCCCGGAAGCTCGACGAACTGGAGATCGAGGTGGACGACCTGAAGGTGGCGCTCCGGCGGGGCCGCGGCCGGGAGGTTGCGCCCGTGGCCACGGTGGCCGTTCCGTCGCCCGCCGCGCCGTCCGACGCCCCCAAGCCCGGCACCCCGCCCAAGCCCCTCGCGGACGGCGTCCACGTTGTCAAGTCGCCAATGGTCGGCATCCTGTACCGCGCGCCGTCGCCCGAAGCCGAGCCGTACGTCGAGGTCGGCGACGAAGTCAAGCCCGACACCGTGCTGTGCATCATCGAAGCCATGAAGGTCATGAACGAGCTCAAGGCCGAGGTCGAAGGCGTCGTCCAATCCATCGAGGCCGAGAACGGCCGCACCGTGGAATATGGCCAGCCGCTCTTCGTCATCGCCCCGAAGAGAGGCTGA
- a CDS encoding HAD-IA family hydrolase: MRELNRDLACDAVLLDAAGTLFVPQPSVGAVYATVAREHGLRAEAAALEAGFRAAWRERAPVRFAGTGGLETSDAMERAWWRGTVRRTFELAGLAPPGEACFHALFERFAEPGNWRLFPDALPGLRGLREAGLRLGIVSNFDSRLARICEGLGLSNATDFVLASAEAGFAKPSRRIFDAAVELAGAAASRVLMIGDSPEEDVAGARAAGCRALLLDRSGSRTGRDVIKSLAEVLPRLQSGAPLI, encoded by the coding sequence GTGCGCGAGCTGAACCGCGATCTTGCGTGCGACGCGGTGCTGTTGGACGCCGCGGGCACGCTGTTCGTGCCACAGCCGTCGGTGGGTGCGGTGTACGCCACTGTGGCGCGGGAGCACGGCCTCCGCGCCGAGGCTGCCGCACTGGAGGCCGGGTTCCGGGCCGCGTGGCGCGAGCGCGCGCCCGTGCGATTCGCGGGCACCGGCGGCCTGGAGACGTCCGACGCGATGGAGAGGGCCTGGTGGCGGGGCACAGTGCGGCGCACGTTCGAGCTGGCGGGCCTGGCACCGCCCGGAGAAGCGTGCTTTCATGCCCTGTTCGAGCGATTCGCGGAGCCCGGGAACTGGCGTCTCTTCCCCGATGCCTTGCCGGGCCTCCGCGGCCTCCGCGAGGCCGGCCTTCGCCTGGGCATCGTGTCGAACTTCGACTCCCGCCTCGCGCGCATCTGCGAGGGCTTGGGGCTGTCGAACGCAACTGATTTCGTGCTCGCCTCGGCGGAGGCCGGCTTTGCCAAGCCGTCGCGCCGCATCTTCGACGCCGCAGTGGAACTGGCCGGCGCCGCCGCGAGTCGGGTGCTGATGATCGGGGACTCGCCCGAGGAGGATGTCGCAGGCGCGCGGGCGGCCGGGTGTCGCGCCCTGCTCCTCGACCGAAGCGGCTCGCGCACCGGGCGCGACGTGATCAAGTCGCTGGCCGAGGTCCTGCCTCGATTGCAATCGGGCGCCCCTTTGATATAA
- a CDS encoding PKD domain-containing protein: MTRWLTAATACLAAGATALAAETWGQYAAWQARRTVSIPAPEAKQPKLPDLDCVFVSFPTAEFLQPDGADLRVEIGGKPAPFKIVDIGFGGYVSLVAGIATPSDTMHIYYGNPAAKPVASDWEPQRGVWLETRPFKGGEVKTLAQARDAWAKALPAYGAAPVQQIFHGLNLFGPSDNYMSLYKGWLALDKETQITFAIVVDDLGLLLVDGAPAASWTQLGGTPRDQHVASEPLTLKAGLHAITLVHIEASGAQAAGVAWWMPGMQRGQKFLHFQIIPPQAFAPLRYGKLVDYEVRGQALSADFSYSNEGDALLDDGKMLVRFAFKDTSRPANRALLCQPSWDFGDGTTSTARDPSHVYLRPGDYTVTLTLQSQNAAYTVRQKVRAGPAYARAAAGHWDKVADYQPILQDYQFDKMATPDLLAAVQAAAELEDPALIVAAGRPLVERGGELDDAAFVQHCLLVGRHVRDLKLKDAEKADPQAVERNARERAEEALRIFDAAEKRAKDVAFRARLSNEKGDIYYYYLNDLEQAEKAYTRTLTQHAQAADAQVRLAQIRLGDVYRTKGDAPAALKAYERAADMPIHDRTEGVQAARRGSFPRTVEDYTSRKLYKEAHEALDEWDWEFPTDRLVGYSSLLRARLAAAEGNQKEAVKQAEELVRGNKESEYADDLLLFLTDLYLGDGQLDKALDAASRLLAGYPASELQGQARLRRAQILFQQAKHDEAAKEGLDLAAADPDGPNAPKALLLAAKAQAAAKKREEAIKTLERLAQKHPTTPEAADGLKMLKELRPR, encoded by the coding sequence ATGACCCGATGGCTGACGGCAGCGACAGCGTGTCTGGCGGCGGGCGCGACCGCACTCGCCGCTGAGACCTGGGGCCAGTACGCCGCCTGGCAGGCGCGCCGCACGGTCTCCATTCCAGCCCCCGAAGCCAAGCAGCCGAAACTTCCCGACCTCGACTGTGTGTTCGTCAGCTTCCCGACGGCGGAGTTCCTCCAACCCGACGGGGCCGACCTGCGGGTGGAGATCGGCGGCAAGCCGGCGCCCTTCAAGATCGTGGACATCGGTTTCGGCGGCTACGTGAGCCTGGTGGCCGGCATCGCGACGCCCTCCGACACCATGCACATCTACTACGGCAACCCCGCGGCCAAGCCCGTCGCCAGCGACTGGGAGCCGCAGCGCGGCGTGTGGCTCGAGACGCGCCCCTTCAAGGGCGGCGAGGTCAAGACCCTGGCGCAGGCCCGTGACGCGTGGGCCAAGGCCCTGCCCGCCTACGGCGCCGCGCCCGTCCAACAGATCTTCCACGGCCTCAACCTCTTCGGCCCCTCCGACAACTACATGAGCCTCTACAAGGGCTGGCTCGCCCTCGACAAGGAGACGCAGATCACGTTCGCCATCGTGGTGGACGATCTGGGCCTTCTGCTCGTGGACGGCGCCCCCGCGGCCTCGTGGACGCAGCTGGGCGGCACCCCGCGCGACCAGCACGTGGCCAGCGAGCCGCTCACGCTCAAGGCCGGCCTGCACGCGATCACCCTGGTGCACATCGAGGCTTCCGGCGCCCAGGCGGCCGGCGTGGCCTGGTGGATGCCCGGCATGCAGCGCGGGCAGAAGTTCCTCCACTTCCAGATCATCCCGCCCCAGGCTTTCGCCCCGCTGCGTTACGGCAAACTGGTGGATTACGAGGTGCGCGGCCAGGCCCTGAGCGCCGACTTCTCGTACTCCAACGAAGGCGATGCCTTGCTCGACGATGGCAAGATGCTCGTGCGCTTCGCGTTCAAAGACACCAGCCGGCCCGCCAACCGGGCGCTCCTGTGCCAGCCGTCGTGGGACTTCGGCGACGGCACGACGAGCACCGCGCGCGACCCGAGCCACGTGTACCTGCGGCCCGGCGACTACACGGTGACCCTCACCCTCCAGAGCCAGAACGCCGCCTACACGGTGCGCCAGAAGGTCCGCGCCGGCCCCGCCTACGCCCGGGCCGCTGCCGGCCACTGGGACAAGGTGGCCGACTACCAGCCGATTCTCCAGGATTACCAGTTCGACAAGATGGCGACTCCGGACCTCCTCGCCGCCGTGCAGGCCGCCGCCGAACTGGAGGACCCTGCTCTCATCGTGGCCGCCGGGCGGCCGCTGGTCGAGCGCGGCGGCGAACTCGACGACGCGGCCTTCGTGCAGCACTGCCTGCTCGTGGGCCGCCACGTGCGCGACCTGAAACTCAAGGACGCCGAGAAGGCCGACCCCCAGGCCGTCGAACGGAACGCCCGCGAGCGCGCCGAGGAGGCCCTCCGCATCTTCGACGCTGCCGAGAAGCGCGCCAAGGACGTGGCGTTTCGCGCGCGCCTCTCGAACGAGAAGGGCGACATCTACTATTACTATCTCAACGACCTCGAGCAGGCGGAGAAGGCCTATACGAGAACCCTCACCCAGCATGCCCAGGCCGCCGACGCCCAGGTGCGACTCGCCCAGATCCGCCTCGGCGACGTCTACCGCACCAAGGGCGACGCGCCCGCCGCCCTCAAAGCCTATGAGCGCGCCGCCGACATGCCCATCCACGACCGCACCGAGGGGGTCCAGGCCGCCCGCCGGGGCTCCTTCCCCCGCACCGTGGAGGACTACACCAGCCGCAAGCTCTACAAGGAGGCCCACGAGGCGCTCGACGAGTGGGACTGGGAATTCCCGACCGATCGGCTGGTGGGCTACTCGTCGCTGCTGCGCGCCCGCCTCGCGGCCGCTGAGGGCAACCAGAAGGAGGCCGTGAAGCAGGCCGAGGAACTCGTGCGGGGCAACAAGGAGAGCGAGTACGCCGACGACCTGCTGCTCTTCCTCACTGACCTCTACCTGGGCGACGGGCAGCTCGACAAAGCCCTCGATGCCGCCTCCCGGCTCCTCGCCGGCTACCCGGCCTCCGAGCTCCAGGGCCAGGCCCGCCTGAGGCGCGCCCAAATCCTCTTCCAGCAGGCCAAGCACGACGAGGCCGCCAAGGAGGGGCTCGACCTGGCCGCCGCCGACCCCGACGGCCCCAACGCCCCCAAAGCCCTGCTCCTCGCCGCGAAGGCCCAGGCCGCCGCCAAGAAGCGCGAGGAGGCGATCAAGACCCTCGAACGCCTCGCCCAGAAGCACCCCACCACCCCAGAGGCCGCCGACGGCCTCAAGATGCTCAAGGAGCTGCGACCCCGGTGA
- a CDS encoding glycosyltransferase family 9 protein, giving the protein MGGLAIFKRMSTSRIAVLRPGALGDAVLTLPVLESLSATGAAVTAVGHAVFALAADCGLAAAHVAFDDVRLLGLFADGGSCSLFAGFDLAIAYGSGDSSLAASLRRSGVRRVVQWPSRPPAGAHMVAHLLGAIETAGLGAACRAPSLPPRTAWLDAARAWLGSQGLSGAFAAIHPGSGGRAKRWPVERFAALAPALALPIVWLLGPAEQADDEAREAGRRLGVMAENLPLTTLAGLLASCSAYVGNDSGVTHLAAAVGAPTVALFGPTDPAVWAPLGADVRALGGPGAGGFAALSVEAVADAARRMLALRHPR; this is encoded by the coding sequence GTGGGCGGCCTGGCTATCTTCAAGCGAATGAGCACGTCACGCATCGCCGTGCTGCGCCCTGGGGCTCTGGGCGACGCAGTTCTGACCTTGCCCGTCCTCGAGTCGCTGTCAGCAACAGGAGCCGCGGTGACGGCTGTGGGGCACGCCGTGTTCGCCCTCGCCGCCGACTGCGGGCTGGCGGCGGCACATGTTGCCTTCGATGATGTGCGGCTGCTCGGTCTCTTCGCCGATGGGGGCTCGTGCAGCCTGTTCGCTGGCTTCGATCTCGCCATCGCCTATGGCAGCGGCGATTCGTCTCTGGCGGCCAGCCTCCGTCGCAGCGGCGTGCGCCGCGTGGTCCAGTGGCCATCCCGTCCGCCGGCCGGCGCCCACATGGTTGCCCATCTGCTCGGGGCGATCGAGACAGCGGGGCTGGGAGCGGCGTGCCGCGCGCCTTCGCTGCCGCCCCGAACGGCGTGGCTGGATGCCGCGCGCGCCTGGCTGGGCTCCCAAGGGCTGAGCGGCGCCTTCGCGGCCATCCACCCCGGCAGCGGCGGGCGCGCCAAGCGGTGGCCCGTCGAGCGCTTCGCGGCCTTGGCGCCTGCGTTGGCGCTGCCGATCGTCTGGCTCCTCGGCCCTGCCGAGCAGGCGGATGACGAGGCGCGCGAAGCGGGCCGGCGGCTGGGGGTTATGGCCGAGAACCTCCCCCTGACCACACTTGCCGGTCTGCTCGCGAGTTGCTCGGCCTACGTGGGGAACGACTCGGGCGTGACGCACCTGGCCGCCGCGGTCGGGGCGCCCACGGTAGCGCTCTTCGGCCCCACGGACCCGGCCGTATGGGCTCCGCTGGGGGCCGACGTGAGGGCGCTGGGCGGACCGGGGGCGGGTGGGTTCGCCGCTCTGTCGGTGGAGGCCGTTGCCGACGCCGCGCGCCGCATGCTCGCGCTCAGGCACCCTCGCTAG
- a CDS encoding Xaa-Pro peptidase family protein — protein sequence MSRHAERLDRFRHLVRQEKLDAFLVADTANVTYLSGFRGDSSYLLVGRKRAWLITDGRYTEQAAAEAPDCEVVRHTVSLVKSAASLATSARVKSLGFEPNVLTVATHGDLAKELKRAKTVPTKGLVEKLRQVKDQAELAAIRGAAALADASFQAVRSRLAAGRTEADVALDLEQEMRRRGAQRSSFEAIVAARRRSSLPHAQPTRAVIRAGNAVLIDWGAQRNLYCSDCTRVLFLGPPSARWRKVYEVVRAAQEMAIAAIRPGVPCREVDAAARKHIEAAGYGDAFKHGLGHGVGLRVHESPSLSARSEDTLAEGMVVTVEPGIYLDGWGGVRIEDLVHVRRDGAELLSSLPKSLEAAIL from the coding sequence GTGAGCCGCCACGCCGAACGCCTCGACCGCTTCCGCCACCTCGTGCGCCAGGAGAAGCTCGACGCCTTCCTGGTCGCCGACACGGCCAACGTGACCTACCTCTCGGGCTTCCGCGGCGACAGCTCGTATCTCCTGGTCGGCCGCAAACGGGCCTGGCTCATCACCGACGGCCGCTACACCGAGCAGGCCGCCGCCGAAGCCCCCGACTGCGAGGTCGTGCGCCACACCGTCTCCCTCGTGAAGTCCGCCGCCAGCCTGGCCACGTCCGCCCGCGTCAAGTCGCTCGGCTTCGAGCCGAACGTCCTCACCGTGGCCACCCACGGCGACCTGGCCAAAGAACTCAAGCGCGCGAAGACGGTGCCGACGAAGGGACTCGTCGAGAAGCTGCGGCAGGTGAAGGACCAGGCCGAGCTCGCCGCGATCCGCGGTGCCGCGGCCCTGGCCGACGCCTCGTTTCAGGCCGTCCGCTCGCGCCTCGCCGCGGGCCGCACCGAGGCCGACGTGGCCCTGGACCTTGAGCAGGAGATGCGGCGCCGCGGCGCGCAGCGAAGCTCGTTCGAGGCCATCGTCGCCGCCCGCCGCCGCAGTTCGCTGCCCCACGCGCAGCCCACGCGCGCCGTCATTCGGGCGGGCAATGCCGTCCTGATAGACTGGGGCGCGCAGCGCAACCTCTATTGCTCCGACTGCACCCGCGTGCTCTTCCTCGGCCCTCCGAGCGCGCGCTGGCGCAAGGTCTATGAGGTCGTGCGCGCGGCCCAGGAGATGGCCATCGCCGCCATTCGCCCCGGCGTGCCCTGCCGCGAGGTGGACGCCGCGGCCCGCAAGCACATCGAGGCGGCCGGCTACGGCGACGCCTTCAAGCACGGCCTGGGCCACGGCGTCGGCCTGCGCGTCCACGAGAGCCCCAGCCTCAGCGCCCGCTCCGAGGACACCCTGGCCGAGGGAATGGTCGTCACCGTCGAGCCCGGCATCTACCTGGATGGGTGGGGCGGAGTGCGCATCGAGGACCTGGTCCACGTGCGCCGGGACGGCGCCGAGCTTCTCTCGTCCTTGCCGAAATCGCTCGAAGCTGCTATCCTATAG